The Maridesulfovibrio zosterae DSM 11974 genome contains a region encoding:
- the xerD gene encoding site-specific tyrosine recombinase XerD, which translates to MTENENKTSSKNQWVDRYLEHLLIERGLSENSLNGYLSDLESFQIFLKERSAKIENTTSQTLLLYLTFLRSKALKSTSLARHLSSLRGFFGFCTARGFIKDNPAMLLENPKLPRKIPEFLSPEEVSRILSLPCLTEKLGFRDRTMLELLYAAGMRVSELVDLKIEDFDPQTGILVIFGKGSKERLVPIHYVAQNFLNQYIKDWRPAFNPKVKNVFLNRSGKGLTRQGVWKMIKKFTLEAGIKRSISPHTFRHSFATHLLDGGADLRTVQLLLGHSDINATEIYTHIQAGRLVQLHKRFHPRSLM; encoded by the coding sequence ATGACTGAGAACGAGAACAAAACATCCAGTAAAAATCAATGGGTTGACCGCTACCTTGAGCATCTGCTCATTGAGCGTGGACTTTCAGAGAACAGTCTGAACGGATATTTAAGTGATCTGGAATCATTTCAAATCTTTCTGAAAGAAAGATCCGCGAAGATAGAGAACACCACAAGTCAGACCTTACTGCTTTACCTCACATTTTTGAGGTCAAAAGCATTGAAATCAACCTCTCTTGCTAGGCATCTTTCATCTTTACGGGGATTTTTTGGTTTCTGTACGGCACGAGGTTTTATTAAAGATAACCCTGCAATGTTGTTAGAAAACCCTAAACTCCCCAGAAAAATTCCTGAATTCCTTTCACCGGAAGAAGTCAGCCGTATACTTTCACTCCCCTGTCTTACTGAAAAATTAGGTTTCAGAGACCGGACAATGCTTGAATTGTTGTATGCAGCAGGAATGAGAGTATCCGAATTAGTTGATCTAAAAATAGAGGATTTTGACCCTCAGACCGGAATACTCGTCATTTTCGGTAAAGGTTCTAAAGAACGGCTGGTACCGATTCACTATGTGGCGCAAAATTTCTTAAACCAATACATTAAAGATTGGCGTCCTGCATTTAATCCCAAGGTTAAGAATGTTTTCTTAAACAGATCCGGGAAGGGATTGACCAGGCAGGGGGTCTGGAAAATGATTAAAAAATTTACACTTGAAGCAGGTATAAAAAGGTCAATATCCCCGCACACTTTTAGGCATTCATTTGCCACCCACTTGCTGGATGGCGGTGCTGATTTACGAACTGTTCAACTGCTTCTTGGTCATTCGGACATTAATGCTACTGAAATATACACACATATTCAAGCTGGAAGATTAGTCCAACTTCATAAACGTTTTCACCCCCGCTCTTTAATGTGA
- a CDS encoding transcriptional regulator, whose amino-acid sequence MLKFIIIAIAGFVMWKLFSGDLQKKQKGNEKQQEKKIKAGEMVKDPICGTYVRKDGDIRVRNGEKVECFCSFECRDKYIKRIESETND is encoded by the coding sequence ATGTTAAAATTTATTATTATAGCAATTGCTGGCTTTGTTATGTGGAAACTTTTCTCGGGCGATCTTCAAAAGAAGCAAAAAGGTAACGAAAAACAGCAAGAGAAAAAAATTAAAGCTGGTGAAATGGTTAAGGACCCAATCTGTGGTACTTATGTAAGGAAGGATGGAGATATCAGAGTCAGAAACGGTGAAAAGGTGGAGTGTTTCTGTTCATTCGAATGTCGAGATAAATATATCAAACGTATAGAATCTGAAACAAACGATTAG
- a CDS encoding glutamate decarboxylase: protein MLHNVKKKKKNTDDRKNFILPVYGSRDLENPIPKYSLPEQSIDPRHAYALVKDELMLDGNSRLNLATFVTTWMEDEARQLMTDTFDKNMIDKDEYPQTAELEERCVHILSDLYNAPDDDQACGCSTTGSSEAAMLCGMALKWRWRDRMKAKGKTADKPNLIISSSVQVCWEKFCRYWEVEPRLIPVSDGCYSMKTEDVIKACDENTIGVVAILGTTHTGEFEPVKEYNDALEKLNAETGYEISLHVDAASGGFIAPFLTPDLKWDFRLPLVKSINVSGHKFGLVYPGVGWAIWRSTEELPEDLVFRVNYLGGEMPTFALNFSRPGNQIVAQYYNFIRLGRDGYRRIMQSCMDTAEFIKGSLEETGVFQSLISDLKMPLITFRIRRDIKVEFDVFKISEMLRHRGWLVPAYTMPENCENDSVLRIVVKEGMSMDLAHLLMEDIKRILEKFKDEPEKSKSTKSTMKQC, encoded by the coding sequence ATGCTTCATAATGTCAAAAAAAAGAAAAAAAATACTGATGACCGCAAAAATTTTATACTGCCTGTTTATGGATCAAGAGATTTGGAAAATCCAATTCCGAAATATTCACTTCCAGAGCAGAGCATTGATCCCAGACATGCGTACGCGCTGGTCAAAGATGAACTAATGCTGGACGGTAATTCTCGTTTAAATCTAGCTACTTTTGTCACAACATGGATGGAGGATGAAGCGCGTCAGCTTATGACTGATACTTTTGATAAAAATATGATTGATAAAGATGAGTATCCGCAAACAGCAGAACTGGAAGAACGCTGTGTACACATTTTGTCCGACCTTTACAATGCACCAGATGATGATCAAGCTTGCGGCTGTTCAACTACGGGGTCGAGTGAAGCTGCAATGCTTTGTGGTATGGCTCTGAAATGGAGATGGCGTGACCGCATGAAAGCTAAAGGAAAAACTGCTGATAAACCCAACTTGATAATAAGTAGCAGTGTTCAGGTTTGCTGGGAAAAATTTTGCCGATATTGGGAAGTAGAGCCACGCCTTATCCCTGTATCAGATGGTTGCTACAGTATGAAGACTGAGGATGTAATTAAAGCATGCGATGAAAATACAATTGGGGTTGTGGCTATTCTCGGAACTACACATACTGGAGAATTTGAACCTGTCAAAGAATACAATGATGCTTTGGAAAAATTGAATGCTGAAACAGGTTATGAAATTTCATTGCACGTTGATGCGGCAAGTGGAGGATTTATTGCCCCGTTCCTGACTCCAGATTTAAAATGGGATTTTCGTCTGCCACTGGTAAAGTCTATAAACGTATCTGGTCATAAGTTTGGACTTGTTTACCCTGGAGTAGGCTGGGCTATCTGGCGCAGTACCGAAGAACTTCCGGAGGATTTAGTTTTCAGGGTAAATTACCTTGGTGGAGAAATGCCAACTTTTGCCCTTAATTTTTCACGTCCAGGCAATCAGATTGTTGCTCAATATTATAATTTCATTCGCCTTGGCCGTGATGGTTACAGGCGAATAATGCAATCATGTATGGATACAGCTGAGTTTATTAAAGGTTCACTTGAAGAAACAGGTGTCTTTCAAAGTTTAATTTCTGACCTTAAAATGCCTTTGATTACTTTTCGTATTCGAAGAGATATCAAAGTTGAATTTGATGTATTCAAAATTTCAGAAATGTTACGTCACAGAGGCTGGCTGGTTCCCGCCTATACTATGCCAGAAAATTGTGAAAATGACTCTGTTCTAAGAATTGTGGTTAAAGAAGGCATGAGCATGGATTTAGCTCATTTACTAATGGAAGATATAAAAAGAATTCTTGAAAAATTTAAAGATGAACCTGAAAAATCAAAGAGTACCAAATCCACAATGAAACAATGTTAG
- a CDS encoding transaldolase family protein — protein sequence MKIYLKSCSLFEVKNTVEYNLINGVNLISETEDEPCIATDNDKTLISQTVRGPVFISVCGRSCEQILSNSRRIIEIAPNVVLKLKVGLESIKACSILSSNDVSICMCGIESLTQALISARAGADFIGITGNNFSENKTENIAETISLINKYEFQTEIIIDYSDQLIESGPDAIFISHQDLIGQLDK from the coding sequence TTGAAAATTTATCTTAAATCATGCTCACTTTTTGAAGTTAAAAATACGGTTGAGTACAATTTAATCAATGGAGTAAATTTAATTTCAGAGACAGAGGATGAACCCTGTATTGCAACTGATAATGATAAAACCTTAATATCTCAAACAGTGCGTGGTCCTGTTTTTATTTCAGTTTGTGGAAGATCATGTGAACAGATACTTAGCAACTCAAGACGTATTATAGAAATTGCCCCTAATGTTGTTCTAAAACTTAAAGTAGGCCTTGAAAGTATAAAGGCATGCTCAATTTTAAGTTCAAATGACGTTTCAATTTGTATGTGTGGGATTGAAAGCCTTACACAGGCTCTGATTTCAGCTCGGGCTGGTGCAGATTTTATCGGCATAACTGGCAACAATTTTTCTGAAAATAAAACGGAAAACATAGCAGAAACAATATCACTCATAAATAAGTATGAGTTCCAAACTGAAATAATTATAGACTATTCAGATCAACTGATAGAATCTGGGCCTGATGCAATTTTTATATCTCATCAAGATCTTATTGGGCAGCTAGATAAATAA
- the folK gene encoding 2-amino-4-hydroxy-6-hydroxymethyldihydropteridine diphosphokinase codes for MTDFPTIKVFVSLGSNIGDTEDNLNQAVARLEKYEGIDPQVWSETYQTEPQGLKEQEWFANQVVMFAVDPELWAPHGFLSTLQAVEGQMDRVRGVKNGPRTIDLDLILFGDEVLEGDDYLTVPHPRAKDRAFVLHPLAEIEPDLVFPDGTSISDALKEINYRVEGDKIYQD; via the coding sequence ATCACGGATTTCCCAACTATAAAGGTCTTTGTCAGCTTAGGATCAAACATCGGCGATACTGAAGATAATTTGAACCAGGCAGTTGCAAGACTGGAAAAATATGAAGGAATTGATCCTCAGGTGTGGTCTGAAACATATCAGACTGAACCACAAGGACTCAAAGAACAGGAATGGTTTGCTAATCAAGTAGTCATGTTTGCGGTCGACCCTGAACTTTGGGCTCCGCATGGCTTTCTATCCACACTTCAAGCTGTGGAAGGGCAAATGGACCGGGTTCGTGGAGTAAAGAACGGCCCCAGGACTATAGATCTTGACCTTATTCTTTTCGGAGACGAGGTTTTAGAAGGAGACGATTACTTAACAGTACCACATCCACGAGCTAAGGATAGAGCATTTGTGCTCCACCCCTTAGCTGAAATAGAACCGGATCTGGTGTTTCCTGACGGAACATCTATTTCCGATGCCTTGAAAGAAATTAATTATCGCGTTGAAGGCGATAAAATATATCAAGATTAA
- a CDS encoding LL-diaminopimelate aminotransferase, producing MPEFKLADRLATLPPYLFAQIDKLKAEVAAQGVDIISLGIGDPDLPTPEFIIEALYKAAQNPVNHQYPSYVGLLTFRQAVADWYKERFNVELDAKTEVVSLIGSKEGIAHFPLAFVNPGDLVLVASPNYPVYPVASNFAGGEVEFVPLLEENDFLPDLSLIDDAKWDKAKVIFVNYPNNPTSAVATPEFYEELIAKAKKHNVIVVSDAAYTEVYYDENKKPLSILETPGAKDVAIEFHSLSKTYNMTGWRCGMAVGNASLVAGLGKIKENVDSGIFQAVQEAGIVALKEGEPYVKEFRKIYKERRDYVIEALEKINISCKVPEASIFVWAKTPKGYTSSEFVSKLLKETGVVVTPGNGFGESGEGYFRISLTVDTDRLKEAVSRISQL from the coding sequence ATGCCAGAATTTAAACTTGCTGACAGGCTTGCGACCCTTCCACCATACCTTTTTGCACAGATAGATAAACTTAAAGCAGAGGTTGCTGCTCAAGGTGTAGATATTATCAGTCTCGGTATTGGCGACCCTGACCTTCCTACTCCTGAATTCATTATTGAAGCTCTTTATAAAGCTGCGCAGAATCCTGTTAACCATCAGTACCCTTCGTATGTAGGTCTTCTCACATTCCGTCAGGCTGTTGCTGACTGGTATAAAGAAAGATTTAATGTTGAGCTTGATGCTAAAACTGAAGTTGTTTCCTTAATTGGGTCCAAAGAAGGTATTGCTCACTTTCCTCTTGCATTTGTTAACCCCGGAGACCTCGTACTTGTAGCATCTCCAAACTATCCTGTTTACCCTGTAGCCAGCAATTTCGCAGGCGGCGAAGTAGAATTTGTTCCCCTTCTTGAAGAAAACGATTTTCTGCCTGATTTATCTTTAATTGACGATGCAAAATGGGATAAAGCTAAAGTTATTTTTGTTAACTATCCTAATAATCCAACCTCCGCTGTTGCTACACCAGAGTTTTATGAAGAACTCATTGCGAAAGCTAAAAAACATAACGTTATTGTTGTTTCTGATGCGGCTTATACTGAAGTTTATTATGACGAAAACAAAAAACCTCTTTCCATTCTTGAAACTCCCGGCGCTAAAGATGTAGCCATTGAGTTTCATTCTTTATCCAAGACTTATAATATGACAGGATGGCGTTGTGGAATGGCTGTGGGTAATGCCTCACTCGTCGCAGGTCTTGGAAAAATAAAAGAAAATGTCGATTCAGGTATTTTTCAGGCTGTACAGGAAGCTGGAATTGTTGCACTAAAAGAAGGCGAGCCTTATGTTAAAGAATTCCGTAAAATCTACAAAGAACGCAGAGATTACGTTATAGAGGCTCTGGAGAAAATAAACATTTCCTGTAAGGTGCCTGAAGCATCCATCTTTGTATGGGCTAAAACTCCAAAGGGTTATACCTCTTCCGAGTTCGTTTCCAAGCTCCTCAAGGAAACCGGCGTTGTCGTTACCCCCGGAAATGGCTTCGGCGAATCCGGAGAAGGGTATTTCAGAATTTCACTGACGGTGGATACCGATAGACTCAAGGAGGCAGTATCACGGATTTCCCAACTATAA
- a CDS encoding tetratricopeptide repeat protein, with protein MNLDIKKYFMFLLLLIAITFAAMNSNVYAADKKSSESYEDWLEKYGAWDILEKNYSNSDESPELILKRAQTAFNLGRYEACLTALQGTPAFDNKEQEISRLWLGGQTQRALGFPVKAVIWFSQAARLMDQENMVNKLRNETNLKRVWFDVCRSMYWGYFVTSDSAREARKIMLDQSFTQAEKAWPKTYFIVHSKNDLVVLEQNQDRFPIENNSTLITTDDRMAIAQSLAASSLGEWKKSSGRLEAISNSTVRSFWTSINNYMESGNYPESTGELSKENLVHPLAFFEAGVLEPVINSPTLWQLAAPSSTAWNVFRSKLVEMKPEEALETIDRETGSLLLSTDLVNALQNYRLAFAILSGDKVLAEKSWKRLDQNSLPMSLRVAAAILFKPSFSKVLNNSDYGNNDHLYIISGLCEAAGIKYFPEINTPFWESCSGSKLNQKINLNPLDRLLVYSELSSESQKNMSEDIARRSAFLFPNSKLGAESLIYLAEKAAKNRNYKLSAFYLKRVNQEKFGSEIKLKWLVSAVEYDLAVGNDAKATKAYNEIISLGGTLPAEKELKLALLIQQKGELKKAQAILERIWKGRDSLNNELKAEILFWIAEGEHAMGDKEKALKHYLELAWKFPKQNIWATTAMYRASMIYEHKGQFETAKRFLKSVIKQADRKAQKEAAKSRLDAIDNKMAKAGAGKDVVFPF; from the coding sequence ATGAACTTGGATATAAAAAAGTATTTCATGTTTTTATTACTGCTTATAGCAATTACCTTTGCAGCTATGAATTCGAATGTTTATGCAGCTGATAAAAAATCGTCTGAATCTTATGAGGACTGGCTTGAAAAATATGGTGCTTGGGATATTCTAGAAAAGAATTATTCCAATAGTGATGAGTCCCCTGAATTGATATTAAAACGAGCTCAAACAGCCTTTAATTTGGGTCGTTATGAAGCTTGCCTTACTGCCTTGCAAGGTACTCCGGCTTTTGACAACAAAGAGCAGGAAATCAGTAGATTATGGCTTGGCGGACAGACTCAAAGAGCGCTTGGCTTTCCTGTAAAGGCAGTTATCTGGTTTAGTCAGGCTGCCCGCCTTATGGATCAAGAAAATATGGTTAATAAACTCAGGAATGAAACTAACCTTAAAAGAGTCTGGTTTGATGTCTGTCGTTCTATGTATTGGGGATACTTTGTAACTTCTGATTCAGCTCGTGAAGCTCGCAAGATAATGCTTGATCAATCTTTTACTCAAGCTGAAAAGGCCTGGCCTAAAACATATTTTATAGTTCACAGCAAGAATGATCTTGTTGTTCTTGAGCAAAATCAAGATCGCTTTCCTATTGAAAATAACTCAACTCTAATCACCACAGATGATCGTATGGCAATAGCGCAATCACTTGCAGCTTCTAGTCTTGGAGAATGGAAAAAGTCCTCCGGGAGACTTGAAGCGATTAGTAATTCAACAGTCCGTAGTTTCTGGACATCTATCAATAATTATATGGAGTCTGGTAATTACCCTGAATCAACAGGTGAATTAAGCAAGGAAAATCTTGTACATCCTTTAGCTTTCTTCGAAGCAGGAGTACTTGAGCCTGTTATCAACTCCCCTACTCTTTGGCAGCTTGCAGCTCCTTCATCAACTGCATGGAATGTGTTTCGCTCAAAACTGGTTGAAATGAAACCTGAAGAAGCTCTTGAAACAATTGATAGAGAAACAGGGTCACTGCTTCTTTCTACTGACCTTGTAAATGCTCTTCAAAATTACCGTCTGGCATTTGCAATTCTCAGCGGAGATAAAGTCCTGGCTGAAAAATCCTGGAAGAGGCTTGATCAGAACTCTTTGCCTATGAGCCTTAGAGTTGCTGCAGCCATACTCTTTAAACCGTCATTTTCGAAAGTTTTGAATAACAGCGATTATGGCAACAATGATCATTTATATATTATTTCTGGATTGTGTGAGGCTGCTGGAATTAAATATTTTCCCGAAATTAATACTCCTTTCTGGGAATCATGCTCTGGTTCCAAGTTAAATCAGAAAATTAATTTAAATCCATTGGACAGGCTTCTTGTTTATTCGGAATTATCTTCTGAAAGCCAGAAAAATATGTCTGAGGATATTGCCAGAAGAAGTGCATTCCTTTTTCCAAATTCAAAACTAGGTGCTGAAAGTTTGATATATTTAGCTGAAAAAGCAGCTAAAAATAGAAACTATAAACTTTCTGCTTTTTATTTAAAGAGAGTAAATCAGGAAAAATTTGGTTCTGAGATTAAACTTAAGTGGCTTGTTTCAGCGGTTGAATATGATCTTGCCGTTGGTAATGATGCTAAGGCTACAAAAGCTTATAATGAAATAATCAGTTTAGGTGGAACTCTTCCTGCGGAAAAAGAACTAAAACTTGCCCTGCTTATTCAGCAAAAAGGCGAACTCAAAAAAGCTCAAGCGATACTTGAGAGAATATGGAAAGGAAGAGATTCATTAAATAATGAACTCAAGGCTGAGATCTTATTTTGGATTGCCGAAGGTGAACATGCCATGGGTGATAAAGAAAAAGCTCTTAAGCATTATCTCGAACTTGCATGGAAATTCCCTAAACAAAATATTTGGGCTACTACAGCCATGTATCGTGCTTCGATGATATATGAGCATAAAGGACAATTCGAAACAGCTAAACGTTTTCTTAAAAGTGTAATCAAACAAGCGGATCGGAAAGCTCAGAAAGAAGCTGCCAAATCAAGGCTGGATGCCATTGATAATAAAATGGCTAAAGCTGGAGCAGGCAAGGACGTTGTATTTCCATTCTAG
- a CDS encoding M20 metallopeptidase family protein, with protein MKLKKIIQDELDSFVDLYKHLHANPELSNQEEKTSKIIADQLESYGILVSRNFGGYGVVGLLENGVGPTVMIRTDMDALPITEESGADYASCIRTLDLSGNQTGVMHACGHDMHMTAFLGVAKVLSTLKDKWSGRIIFVGQPAEEDMSGARQMISHGLFKKFGRPDFCLATHVAPTIESGKIAVCSGPIMAGTFQLKIIAQGVGGHGAFPQESRDPIVLAARIINSLQTIVSREFNPLNPAVVTVGSIHGGIRANIIPDKVVMEVTTRFADSEGRNKIFESIERICRYEALAMNIPENLLPIIEFDEKNEVPATINDSLLAETVKKAVCSELGSQNFVETEMAMGSEDFAIYRTALPEEIPSCLFFTGATSISDMEKLVTQGINPPSLHNCKFLPPPESTILAATTTMTATAIQLLSK; from the coding sequence ATGAAGCTTAAAAAAATTATTCAAGATGAGTTAGATTCTTTTGTAGATCTTTATAAACATCTTCACGCTAATCCGGAACTATCCAACCAAGAAGAAAAAACTTCAAAAATTATTGCTGACCAGCTAGAAAGTTATGGAATCCTGGTTAGCCGTAATTTTGGAGGATATGGTGTTGTCGGACTTTTAGAGAATGGGGTCGGTCCTACTGTTATGATTCGTACAGATATGGATGCACTTCCTATAACTGAAGAGTCCGGGGCTGATTATGCAAGCTGCATTAGAACTTTAGATCTTTCAGGAAATCAAACTGGAGTTATGCACGCCTGTGGCCATGACATGCATATGACCGCATTTCTTGGTGTTGCGAAAGTCCTTTCTACATTGAAAGATAAATGGTCAGGCAGAATAATTTTCGTAGGTCAACCAGCTGAAGAAGATATGTCCGGAGCTAGACAGATGATAAGCCACGGACTTTTTAAGAAGTTCGGGCGTCCTGATTTTTGTCTGGCAACACATGTCGCACCGACTATTGAATCTGGAAAAATTGCAGTGTGCTCAGGTCCTATTATGGCTGGAACATTTCAGCTTAAAATAATTGCACAGGGAGTAGGGGGGCATGGAGCTTTTCCGCAAGAAAGTCGCGATCCTATTGTTCTTGCAGCACGCATCATTAATTCTTTGCAGACAATTGTAAGTAGAGAATTCAATCCCCTTAATCCTGCCGTCGTTACAGTAGGATCTATTCATGGTGGGATTCGCGCTAATATTATACCGGATAAAGTTGTCATGGAGGTCACGACCAGATTCGCTGATTCTGAAGGACGCAATAAAATATTTGAATCCATCGAACGAATCTGCCGATATGAAGCTCTTGCTATGAATATTCCTGAAAATTTACTGCCAATAATTGAATTTGATGAAAAAAATGAAGTGCCGGCGACAATCAATGATTCTTTACTGGCTGAAACTGTAAAAAAAGCTGTTTGTTCAGAACTTGGTTCTCAAAATTTTGTCGAAACCGAAATGGCGATGGGCAGCGAAGATTTTGCAATATACAGGACCGCTTTACCTGAAGAAATACCAAGCTGCCTATTTTTTACAGGAGCAACAAGTATAAGCGATATGGAAAAACTTGTGACTCAAGGGATTAATCCACCAAGTCTGCACAATTGCAAATTCTTACCCCCACCTGAGTCGACTATATTGGCAGCAACGACAACTATGACTGCTACGGCAATCCAACTTCTTTCTAAATAA